From the Bacillus horti genome, the window CTTCTTTAAAATCAATTCTAGCTGTTGTGCGGTTTCTTGTATGGTGCCTGAGTTATTAACGTAAGCATGTCCCCTATGTTTCTTCTCTTCAATAGAGATCTGGCTATTAATACGGTTTAGTGCCTCTTGTTTGTCTATCTTATCTCGTTGCATTAAACGTTCTAATTGTACAGCCTGGGGAATATAAACGACCAAAATTTGTTCAACCATATGCTCTAGCTTGCTCTCAAATAATAAGGGAATATCCATAACAATAAAGCTATGCCCGTTTTCTAGAGCTTCTTCCTTTTGCTTAGTCATTTCTGCTCGAATAGCTGGATGGATGATGCTATTTAGCTTTAACCTAGCTTCTTGGTTTTGAAAAACAATATGACCTAAAGCCTTGCGATCTAACTCTCCGTTTTCCAAAAGGATATTTTCACCAAACTCTTCTTTTATTTCAAGTAAGGCTGGCGAACCAGGCTTGACCACTTCTCGGGCAATCTTATCTGCATCAATCACAAGAGCCCCGAGATCGATAAGCACTCTCGAGACTGTAGATTTTCCTGTTGCAATTCCTCCAGTTAAGCCGATAACCATATAAATAACCTCTTTTGCCATATATTCAGTACATTTTATGAAAGGTCAGACAAGCGTATTCCTTAAAATAACTTTAAAAAGCCAAAGAGCACAAGAATAATTCCAGGGGCATAGCTAAACTTACTGACCCACGCACGCGAGGATAAAAGCGCTCCACATTTTACTCCTAAGAAAACAAACAAACTACTCATTGTTGCTATTAGGATGGCTACAAGCAATGGTGAATAGCCCAATAAAGCAGCCCCTATACCCGCACCAAAAGAATCCAAAGACAGGGCTATCCCTAAGACAAACGCTTCCTTTCCTGAGATTACTCCTGAGCGGTCAATATCAGCCATCATCGGTTTACGTAAAATCTGAACAACAATCCCTAGTTTCTTAAACTCTATCGTCCATACTCTATTATCATTTATGCTATCGTCAGAAGCTTCCTGAATCTGTGTACTTTTCTCCTGCCCACCTCCAGCGTGCTGTTCCTGCTGTGCCTTAAATGTCTGGCTAAGCGCCCATAATCCAATCCCAATAAGAATGAGACCACCTAGAGCCCCTGCAAAAGCTGGGGAAATAAGCAGGCTTAGTCCTTGACCAAGTAACATCGCCACTATAATCGTAATGCCGGAGCATATCGCTATGATGAAGATGGATATAAACGGAATGTATACTTTTCGTAAGCCATACGTGATTCCCACGCCAAAGCTATCCAAACTAACAGCAAACGCTAAAATGAGTATTGACATGACTTCTATCAAGGCTTCTCCTCCTCTAGTTAAAGCAGCATTCTCTCTAACTAGAATATGGAGAAGAATTAAATCCGTGACATTCGCCTATTTATTTTTCTGGCATTTAGGGCAATAATGTGTTGATCGTCCTGCAACGATTATTCTCTCTATTTCAGTCCCACAATTAAAGCAAGGCTCACCTTTACGGCCATACATTTTAAGCATTTTCTTAAAGTCCCCCTTCATCCCTTCACCATAGGAGAAATCACGAAAGCTATTTCCACCTAGACGAATAGATTCCTGAATGACCTCATGTATACGCTGAAATATCCTTTTTAATTCCGTGTCTGTAAGAGAGCTCCCTAGCCTTTGAGGATGTACTCCTTTTTTCCCTTCAAACCATAGCACTTCGTCACAAATATAATTCCCTAAGCCTGTAATCATAGATTGATCTAGTAAAATCGCTTTGATATGTCTATTTTTCTTCCTGATTAGCTCTTTAAATATAGGAAAAGTAAAGTCTTTCGATAACGGGTCTACCCCTGCATGGAACAGCCCCTTAATTCGTATATACTCACCTTTAGGAACAAGAAAGATATCCCCGAATTTCCGAACATCTATATAAGCTAAACCTTCTTCCTCCTGTACAAAATGGAAAAAAAGATGCAAATGTTTTTGATTTTTATCCTGCTTCACGATACGTTGAAATTTGCCTGTCATCCTAAAATGCACAACTAGCTCAAAATGATCGCCAATTTCAATGCGTAGATACTTTCCGGTTCGTCTAATTTGACCTATTTTTTGTCCCTTGATGTTCAATTTAAACTCTTCAACATCGTCTGGATAATTGACTATTTTAGGCCAAAACACCTCGACCTCTTCAATGACCTTCCCACTAATCTCACTAGCAATCGTTCTAGCAACAACCTCTACCTCAGGTAATTCAGGCATGATCTATACTTTCCTTCCATGACTTTTTCTCTTTTATTCCTTGTTGTTTTTTATTTCTCAGTATTCTTAAAGTTTCTTTATTTTGCGTCGTACCAAGAATCTCCATAATCCACATCTACTTTAAGGGGAACATTCAGTTGGACTGCTGCTTCCATGACTTCAGGAACTAGTTTTGTCATAATATCTATCTCATTCTTTGGTACTTCAAAGATAAGCTCATCATGTACTTGCAGCAGTAGCTTTGAAGCTAGCTTCTTCTCTTCAAGCTTCAAGGCCATGTCTATCATCGCTTTTTTAATAATATCTGCTGCTGTCCCTTGAATAGGTGTATTCATTGCTGTCCTTTCAGCAAAGCTTCGCAAATTAAAGTTACTACTATTAATTTCAGGTAGATAACGTCTTCTATGCAACAATGTTGTCACATAGCCATCCTTTTTGGCCTGCTTAACAACATCCTCCATAAATTTTTTAACACCTGGGAAGGATTCAAAATAACGCTCTATAAAGCTTGCTGCTTCCTTCCTTGTTATATTTAAGCTTTGGGATAATCCATAGTCACTAATACCGTACACAATACCGAAGTTAACCGCCTTAGCATGTCTTCTCATTAAAGATGTTACATCCTTTTCTTCCACATGAAATACGTCCATTGCTGTTTTTGTATGGATGTCTTTATCTTCCTTAAAAGCTTCTATTAATCCCTCATCCTCTGAAATATGAGCGAGTACTCTCAATTCGATTTGGGAATAGTCTGCCGCCAAAAGAACACAGCCCTCCTGAGCAGGAACAAACGCCTTACGCAGCTTTCTCCCTTCCTCTAGACGAATAGGAATGTTCTGTAGGTTTGGATCAATAGAGCTCAATCTTCCTGTAGCTGCAATCGTTTGTTGGAACATTGTATGAACCTTACTAGTTTTAGCCATGATTACTTTCTTCAGACCTTCAATATACGTCGATTGAATTTTCCCTAATTGACGGTAGTGCAAGATGTTACCTACAATCTCATGCTGTGGCTCCAGCTTCTCCAAAACCTCTGCATTTGTCGAGTATCCTGTCTTTGTTTTCTTAATCACAGGAAGCTGAAGCTTATCGAACAAGATTTCTCCTAGCTGCTTCGGTGAATTAATATTAAACTCTGTTCCAGCAAGCTCATAAATGTCCTTTGTCAGCTCATCAAGCCTAGAAGCAAGCTCTTCGCCCATATCATCTAGTGTTTTACGTTCAACCTTAACACCTTCTAGCTCCATTTTCGCTAGTACACGTCCAAGTGGCTGCTCCAGCTCAAAAAATAGAGAACTGAGCTCTGCTTCCTCTAGCTTCTCCTCTAGCTTTTCTTTTACTATATAAATGGAATCTGCCTTCCTCGCAATATGCTGAATAACCTGTTCCTCTAGCTCCTCTTCAGGGTTAGGGAGTGTTCGTTTTGCACCCTTTCCATAGACCTGTTCATCACTGCTAATCGTCAGCCCTGTATACTTCTTAGCGATGGAATCTGCTGTGTAATCAGAATCTGAAGGATCTAACAAATAGGCAGCAAGGTACGTATCAAAATGGACACCTTCAAGCTCAATTCCAAGCCAGCTAAGGGCTACCTCTGCTCTTTTAGCATCATAAATCCATTTCTCTTGCCCCCGATCCTTAAGCCATTGTTGAATATCCTTACTCTCTTGAACTGTAGGATTAGAAACAAAGAAAAGTCCATTTTTATTACGTATACTAAGACCTAACACAGGGGACTTATGATAATTTTCTTCCGTTACCTCAGCATGTAAAGCTGAAGGGGAAATTAATGCTTGTTTAAGTAGTTCTTGATCATCTACTGTTAGGGTCTGTACAACGATTTCTTCCATATCTTCTTCTTTCAGTTCAGCTACTTCCGCACCTACACGCTCTAACAAAGAACCGAAAGCCATTTCCTTAAAGAATGGAACAACCTTTTCCTTATCGTACCCTTCATAAACTGTATCCTCTAGCTTAAGCTCTATTGGAGCTCCTCTTTCTATTGTAGCTAGCGCTTTACTTAGAAAGGCATCATCCCTATAGTTTACTAGGTTTTCCTTTAGCTTCTTAGCTGTTACTTCTTCTATATGCTCATATACTTTCTCAACCGTTTCATACTGGTGAAGCAACTTTAGGGCTGTTTTTTCCCCTACACCAGGAACTCCCGGAATGTTATCAGAAGTATCTCCCATTAACCCTTTAAGATCAATAATCTGCTCCGGCTTCAGCTGATACTTCTCATCAAGCTTGTCCAGATCGTAGTACTCAACCTCACTTATGCCTTTACGAGTTAAAGCAACATGCACATGATCAGAGACAAGCTGCAGCATATCCTTATCTCCCGTATATACCTTGGTTGACCATTTCTCCTGATCAGCTTCCTTAGTCATTGTGCCTATAATATCATCCGCTTCATAGCCTTCTAGCTCAAAATGCTTAATTGAGAATGAATCTAGTAGCTTTCGAATAAGAGGAAATTGCTCGGATAGCTCTGAAGGTGTTTTCTGCCTTTTGCCTTTATATTCTTTGAAGTCTTTATGACGGAATGTCACTTTACCAGCATCAAAAGCAACCAAAAGATGTGTAGGCTGCTCTTCTTCGATAATCTTCAAAAGTATTGTTGTAAAACCATAAATAGCATTTGTATAGACTCCCTTGTCATTGTTTAACAGAGGTAAGGCGTAAAATGCTCGAAAGGCTATACTGTTACCGTCCATAATAATCAATTTATTGCTCATTTCTTTTCCCACCCAACTTGTTCAACGTTATTTCCATTATAGCAAGTGCACAGACAGAACAAAAGCTTTGGATAGATGGAAAAAGTGATACAAAAAAGTAGTATACTAAAATTACCAGAGAATAAGGTGGGGATTATGATAAAAAAAGTAATTCTTTTTACTCTCGGATTAATATTAGCCGTAAGTTCAATTCCGCATAGTATTAAAATGATTCTTGAAACCATTCAAACTAGCCAAATGCAAAAGAGCTTTACAATTAACATTCTTGAAGCTCCTTCTTCCTCATTCACATTCGGAAATGTAAATCTATCTATTTATCATACGAATGAGGGCTCATTATCCTACGATGGGCCGTTTGATCAATCGTTCGGCACTGCCGATATACACCTTGAGATAAACGAGGAAACGATGGACATACTTCAAGATTATCCCTATATTTTAGATGTGGAAGGACTTCAGCAATACGCTGAGAATATCGTGTTTTTAACAGTTGATGAGTTGAAAAGTAGTAGCAAAACTCTAGTTGTATTGTTAAATACAACTAGAGAGATCATTGAGGAACTACCTTCACTCGATATAGTCGGCTACGCTGCGGATGAAGAGTTACAATATAGAATGTATACGATTAGTGAGGAAGGAAGCGTAACACAAGAAGATTTTTCATTTCTTGACCGAAGCGCTTTTCAAACAGCGTTACTCAATGAAGGAGGTTTAACACACTATAAGGTTGGTTATTACACGAATGCTTTAAGTGCTTACCCAAATTTTGTATATCCATGGATATACCCATTACTAATCTCAATTATTGGAGTAATTTTGTTTATCACACAGTTTCCAATTAGGGTTGGGAAAACGACAAAGTAAATTTTTTAATTATTTTCTGAGCATGATGTCCATATAAGTGTTTAAAAGGATCAAAGAAGAAATCGTCATATGACTATTCTTTGATCCTTTAATTAGTTTTAACGTCATAGATTCTAGCTAGTTCTCATCCTCGAACAATTTCTCTCCTCGATGTAAGCGCATAGCAATACGAGCAGTATGAGGGATTTCACGAGAAGTTGGAGAGTGCGCCGCCAAATAGCGAGTCAAGGCCAAAATCATCGTCTCCTGTGCATATTCAGCAAAACTCTCCTCCTCCTTTTGCCAATGATCATGCTCCGTAACAGCAGCCTCGTACATTTGGAAGGTATGAAATTCGGCGTCCTCACGAACTAAGGCATGACCTAGCGTATTGAAAAGATCCTGCTTATCTCCTCCTTGAGCTAAATAGGTAATCACCCATTTCCCCGCTTGATCAGTTTGCTGTTGCCTGTCTAACATCTGTAGCAACTCCTCAGCCTGAGGGACAGAACTGACAGTAGAATCTGGCTTCGGTCGACGCGCAGCAGGAGTATTAAGAAAGCGATCCAGATAGATACTCATAGCTGTGTGAAAAACGGCTCGGATCAGTTCAGGAGTGGTTGAGCGCTTTAAGGACTCATGAACGGCATGTGCGTGTGTAAATGTGTGTAAAACAGTAATCCAGTCCCCTAGCTCATTCTGTACATGAAAGCGAGCCAAGCGTTCTCCTGCTGCTAATGTGACTATTTGAGCGAGCTTTACTGGAGACATTCCCTCTTTTAGTGCTGTTAATAAAGCCTTCAATGTTTCCCCAGGCTGATCACCTAAAATATGATTCACCAAAGCTTGCTCATCCACTTGAGCAACCGTAGTAGATTTCGACTCTAATGTAGGTGTCAGTTCCTTAAAGGTCGTGTGCAGCTGTTCAACAAGATTCACAGGGGACTGCCAGCTATGCTGTTCCTCGCTACGCGAAGCATTTGATAGTTCGGGGATAATCGATGTAAGGACATATGCACGATGTTCAGCTCCAATATGTTCGAGAACTTCAAAAGCTTTATTATGAAAATCCAAGGTGTGACCAACATTCATATAAAAGTGATCAGTGACTGCTGTCATCATCATATCCGCAAGCTGCTCGTTTGTTGCTCCAGATTCGATAGCCGTTAAAATGACTCTCTCAGCCCCTTGTGTATCTCTAACTTCTACGCTATGACGATACCATTGAGCAAACTTTTCTAGTGAAGGTTTACTTGACGTTTCGTTTAATGGCAGAGGACCAAGAAGAAAACGAGTACCCATGTTTGCACTTTCTCTTGCTACATGCACAAGTCCTTGATACAGCGCTAGGATCTGCCCATTCTTATCTAGCTTAGGTAAGATATTCGTCATCGCGGTAAGAATAGTTAGACCTGAACGCCAGCCTCTCTGACGGTGCTTCGTTCCAAATTCAACCCCGATACGCGTAATATTCTTTGCCGACTCACCAGCTTCGATCAAGCCAACTACTCCTTTGGCAATTACAAGGCTGAGATTCTGCTCTAATCCATTCTTTAATCTCTCACGAAGCTTGCTAATCGTCTGTTTATGATGTGGAATCGGACTAACCCATATCTCTCCTTGTTTGATCTCTACAGGATATGTAGTCATATCATCCGCCCAAGAATCAAGCGTTCCTCCACTTTTTACATCAAACCGTGCGTGATGCCAATGGCAGGTTAATATTCCATCACATAAACTTCCCTGATGCAGAGGAAAACCTAGATGTGGACACCGATTATCAATAGCATATACGTCACCCTCGTGAAATAGTACGGCTACACCATGCTGCCCACCCTTCACTACTTTTACCTTATTCTCCTTTAGCTTCTCAACTGATCCTGCATAAATGAAATTTTCCATGTAACCTACACCCTCTTTCTTATGATCGTAATTCAACAGAAAAAGTTAATGAGATCCTACTGTTCTACAGCTAATAAAAATAGTATCAATTACCAATTATTATATATCCCTTTATCATACTTTGTAAACATAAATGTTTAATAATCTTTTCTATGCTTCTTTCTGTTTTTTTTCTACAATAAAAAGATGCAGTGAGTAAACACTGCATCTTTTTTATGAAAATCTCCTTGATCAATATCTATTTACATCCTTAGTTCCCTGCACCCATCAAATATTGAGCATAAGGTGAGCTTGCTGGAATCATAATAACGGGCTCACCGTCAAGTGTAGTTTGATAGGATTCAAGAGTACGGTACATGGAATAAAACTCTGGGTCCTTGCCGTACGCTGCGTTATATATTCGAGCTGCCTCTTGTTCACCTTCACCAATAATAATTTTGGCTTCAGCGTTTGCTAAGGCAATCATTTCAGTTACCTCACGATCTGTTTCGGCACGAATTTTGGTTGCTTCTGCATCTCCTTGAGATAGATATTCCTGAGCGGTACTTTCTCTCTCTGAAATCATCCGATTATATACAGCTTGCTCATTACTTTCAGGTAGATCTGTACGCTTCATACGTACATCAATGACTTCAATACCATAATTTTCCCGATCAAGTAACATGTTTACCTGATTGCGAACACTTTCATTAAAGCTTCCGCGTACAGAGTCCTCACTATTTACAATTTGATCATAATTCAATCGACCTAGTTCTGTTCTAATATTAGAATAAATAATATCACCCATCCTACCTTCAACAATAGTAAGGGCTCTTCCATTTTCAATCAGCTTCTTGGCGTCCACAACTCTCCATATTGCATAATTATCTACCATAATCATTTTCTTATCCAAAGTATTGATCTCAGCAGGTGGTAAATTATAGACAAGATTATATTTCGGAATACTCGTTACACTTTGGATAAAAGGTAACTTATAATTTAATCCTGGCTCATCTATAACGCGAACAATTTCCCCGAACTGACGAACAACCTTGATTTCACTTTGTTTTACAATAAAAAGATTAGAAATAACTAATGCAGCTAAAAGAACAGTAACCACTATAACAGTCCCTGAGATGACATATCCTCTATAAGAAGGTTTAGACTTATTCATATCTACAACGTTAGTATTATCTTCCATCAGTGTCTCCTCCTCTCACCGCTTGAATAGGAAGGTATTTTACCGTATCTGACCCCTCATCCATAATATAGATCTGAGCACCTGGTAATACCTGTTCTAGCGTCTCCAAAATTAAACGCTGACGAGTTATGTCAGGGTTATTTACAAATTCTGAGTAGATCGCATCAAACTTTGCCACGTCTCCACGTGCTCGCTCAACACGTTCCACCTTTTGTCCTTCAGCACGGCTAATAATAGCGTCCTTTTCCCCTAGAGCGACATTGTAATTTTCATTTCTGTAACGCTGAGCCTGATTAATTTTCGTATTTCGTTCCTCACGAGCATCCGTCACTTTGCGGAAAGCCAAGCTAACCTCTTCATTCGGTAGAACTACATCCTGTAGGTTAACCTGAACAATTGATATTCCTAGACCATAAGTCTGTACCAAGTCGTTAAGATACGTTCTTATCCTATCCATGATTTCTTCTCGACCATCCGTTAAAGCATCATCTACCTCTGTATTACCAATAACACCTCTTAATGATGCGGAAGTTGCATTATACAAAATGCTTACTGGGTCTTCCGTATTAAAAAGATACGCAACAGGATCAATGATCCGCCATTGTATTTCTAAATCAGCCAAAATAATATTTTCATCCCCTGTTATCATTTTGGCTTCTGCGATATGCTCTGTAATTTGCCCATTCTGTTCCTCATAACCAAGTGTTAAGCTAAATGGCTCCCTCGATAAAATGTTAACTGTCTGAATAGGCCAAGGAAGCTTAAAATGCAATCCTGATAGAATCACCTCATCCTCTGGCTTTCCTAAAGTTACAAGAATCGCTTGCTCTGAAGCGTCTACTGTATACCAAGATGTAGTCGCCACTAAAACCAAGGCAATCAATAGTAAAATACCAAGAAAGCCTATGTAAATTTGTTTCACACTTACCATTTTTCCTCCCCCTTGCTGTTATTAACCTCAAAACCATTCTATTGTACCACACACCTGTTAATACGAGAAAGAATGACATTGGTTCCAAAAAAATAAACCGAATAATCGGCTAAATTAATCGGTCATAAAATACTGCGTTTTATTAGCAGGTTAATATTCATTTAATGTTTTCATAGATGTATTTATGTCTAGCGAATCATTGATTTAAGTCCATACGTTTACCTTTTACACTATACAAAATAGCTTCCGAAATATTAGTAACATGATCAGCCATTCTTTCTATATAGCGAGCTACGAAAGCTAACTGCATAATTTGGTCCATTTTTTGTGGAGCATCAACCATTCTACTAAGTAAATCCTGTACAATTTTAGCGTACAAGGAATCTACCTTATCATCAAGCTCAGAGATTTCCTGTGCTAGTTCAGCGTTATCCGTTTTATACGCTTGCAGGGATTCTCTGATCATGCGTTGAACAAGCTCAGCCATAGCCGGGATATCCTGAAGGGGTTTAACAAGCTCTTCATTGCCAATACGTAATGTGGACTTCGCTATATCCACCGCAAAATCTCCTATCCTTTCAACGCTTGTCGTAATTTTTATGGCCGACATAATTTTTCTTAAGTCACTGGCTACAGGCTGCTGGGAAGCTATGATTTTAACAACAAGCTCTTCGATCTCTTCCTCAATCGCATTAATTTGCTCATCATTGTCAATTATTCTTGTGGCCTGTTCTGTATCCTGATTCTTTAAAGCTTCAATGGATGAACTGAAAGCTGCTTCTGCTAGCTCTCCCATACTTATTAGCTTTTCCGTAAGCTGATTCATTTCCAATTCAAAATTCTTTCTAACTCCCAACTCGTCTTCACTCCTTCACTCGAAATCAATATGATTCCTTTCCTTTTAAACCACTAGATAATTCTGCAACCTGGGAAGCAAGCTTCCTATTTTCTATACTATTAGCATACTGTCGTTCTGAAAACAAATTTATCTCCCGTGACTGTTCATTCGTCTGTTGAGAAATAGCAGCAAAGCTTCTCATCCTATCTTCAACCTGCCCAAGTGCCTCGTATATTCCCTCAATTTCAGTGGCAAGCTGTTTGATATGACTCTCGGTATGGTTCATACTCTGTTCCATTCGACCTAACTGACGATCGGATGAAACAGCACTTTGCTTCCCTTTGTCTGATTCTGTATATACTGACTGAACCTTTTTAACTACGAGCTCAATCTCATTTTTGACTCTTGAGGTGTGTTCATAAATGCTTTTTGTTGAGGAGGTTGAGCTATCGGCAAGCCTTTTAATTTCCTGAGCTACTACGGAAAAGCCTCTCCCTGCCTCTCCTGCCCTGGCCGCCTCTAAGGCTGCATTAATAGCCAAAAGCTTAGTTTGGTCCGCGATTTCTTCAATAATCCCCAATATATTTTCAATTTGTTCTGAATGCTGCTGTAGGTTTAAAGCAGCTGTTGATACTTCTGAAATTTCATCAGTTAAGTGATACATAGATTGAGCAAGACCTTGCATCGCTTCTTTCCCTGTATGCAGGGTCTGTACAAGCTCTTGGCTTTGCTCAGAGGTAGCTGCTGTTTGATCAGCCATTCGATGAATAACCTCTTTCATTCTCTCAAATAGCCTTTCATTTTGTTCAACAACATTTACCTGCTGGAGGGTTCCCTCTGATATCACCTGAATGCTCTCTCTTAAAGCGGAGCTGCCTTGTTCACCATCGAGAGCATGTTGA encodes:
- the coaE gene encoding dephospho-CoA kinase (Dephospho-CoA kinase (CoaE) performs the final step in coenzyme A biosynthesis.), whose amino-acid sequence is MYMVIGLTGGIATGKSTVSRVLIDLGALVIDADKIAREVVKPGSPALLEIKEEFGENILLENGELDRKALGHIVFQNQEARLKLNSIIHPAIRAEMTKQKEEALENGHSFIVMDIPLLFESKLEHMVEQILVVYIPQAVQLERLMQRDKIDKQEALNRINSQISIEEKKHRGHAYVNNSGTIQETAQQLELILKKWSIIT
- the ytaF gene encoding sporulation membrane protein YtaF translates to MIEVMSILILAFAVSLDSFGVGITYGLRKVYIPFISIFIIAICSGITIIVAMLLGQGLSLLISPAFAGALGGLILIGIGLWALSQTFKAQQEQHAGGGQEKSTQIQEASDDSINDNRVWTIEFKKLGIVVQILRKPMMADIDRSGVISGKEAFVLGIALSLDSFGAGIGAALLGYSPLLVAILIATMSSLFVFLGVKCGALLSSRAWVSKFSYAPGIILVLFGFLKLF
- the mutM gene encoding DNA-formamidopyrimidine glycosylase, encoding MPELPEVEVVARTIASEISGKVIEEVEVFWPKIVNYPDDVEEFKLNIKGQKIGQIRRTGKYLRIEIGDHFELVVHFRMTGKFQRIVKQDKNQKHLHLFFHFVQEEEGLAYIDVRKFGDIFLVPKGEYIRIKGLFHAGVDPLSKDFTFPIFKELIRKKNRHIKAILLDQSMITGLGNYICDEVLWFEGKKGVHPQRLGSSLTDTELKRIFQRIHEVIQESIRLGGNSFRDFSYGEGMKGDFKKMLKMYGRKGEPCFNCGTEIERIIVAGRSTHYCPKCQKNK
- the polA gene encoding DNA polymerase I, whose product is MSNKLIIMDGNSIAFRAFYALPLLNNDKGVYTNAIYGFTTILLKIIEEEQPTHLLVAFDAGKVTFRHKDFKEYKGKRQKTPSELSEQFPLIRKLLDSFSIKHFELEGYEADDIIGTMTKEADQEKWSTKVYTGDKDMLQLVSDHVHVALTRKGISEVEYYDLDKLDEKYQLKPEQIIDLKGLMGDTSDNIPGVPGVGEKTALKLLHQYETVEKVYEHIEEVTAKKLKENLVNYRDDAFLSKALATIERGAPIELKLEDTVYEGYDKEKVVPFFKEMAFGSLLERVGAEVAELKEEDMEEIVVQTLTVDDQELLKQALISPSALHAEVTEENYHKSPVLGLSIRNKNGLFFVSNPTVQESKDIQQWLKDRGQEKWIYDAKRAEVALSWLGIELEGVHFDTYLAAYLLDPSDSDYTADSIAKKYTGLTISSDEQVYGKGAKRTLPNPEEELEEQVIQHIARKADSIYIVKEKLEEKLEEAELSSLFFELEQPLGRVLAKMELEGVKVERKTLDDMGEELASRLDELTKDIYELAGTEFNINSPKQLGEILFDKLQLPVIKKTKTGYSTNAEVLEKLEPQHEIVGNILHYRQLGKIQSTYIEGLKKVIMAKTSKVHTMFQQTIAATGRLSSIDPNLQNIPIRLEEGRKLRKAFVPAQEGCVLLAADYSQIELRVLAHISEDEGLIEAFKEDKDIHTKTAMDVFHVEEKDVTSLMRRHAKAVNFGIVYGISDYGLSQSLNITRKEAASFIERYFESFPGVKKFMEDVVKQAKKDGYVTTLLHRRRYLPEINSSNFNLRSFAERTAMNTPIQGTAADIIKKAMIDMALKLEEKKLASKLLLQVHDELIFEVPKNEIDIMTKLVPEVMEAAVQLNVPLKVDVDYGDSWYDAK
- a CDS encoding Rieske (2Fe-2S) protein, which produces MENFIYAGSVEKLKENKVKVVKGGQHGVAVLFHEGDVYAIDNRCPHLGFPLHQGSLCDGILTCHWHHARFDVKSGGTLDSWADDMTTYPVEIKQGEIWVSPIPHHKQTISKLRERLKNGLEQNLSLVIAKGVVGLIEAGESAKNITRIGVEFGTKHRQRGWRSGLTILTAMTNILPKLDKNGQILALYQGLVHVARESANMGTRFLLGPLPLNETSSKPSLEKFAQWYRHSVEVRDTQGAERVILTAIESGATNEQLADMMMTAVTDHFYMNVGHTLDFHNKAFEVLEHIGAEHRAYVLTSIIPELSNASRSEEQHSWQSPVNLVEQLHTTFKELTPTLESKSTTVAQVDEQALVNHILGDQPGETLKALLTALKEGMSPVKLAQIVTLAAGERLARFHVQNELGDWITVLHTFTHAHAVHESLKRSTTPELIRAVFHTAMSIYLDRFLNTPAARRPKPDSTVSSVPQAEELLQMLDRQQQTDQAGKWVITYLAQGGDKQDLFNTLGHALVREDAEFHTFQMYEAAVTEHDHWQKEEESFAEYAQETMILALTRYLAAHSPTSREIPHTARIAMRLHRGEKLFEDEN
- the hflC gene encoding protease modulator HflC, whose translation is MEDNTNVVDMNKSKPSYRGYVISGTVIVVTVLLAALVISNLFIVKQSEIKVVRQFGEIVRVIDEPGLNYKLPFIQSVTSIPKYNLVYNLPPAEINTLDKKMIMVDNYAIWRVVDAKKLIENGRALTIVEGRMGDIIYSNIRTELGRLNYDQIVNSEDSVRGSFNESVRNQVNMLLDRENYGIEVIDVRMKRTDLPESNEQAVYNRMISERESTAQEYLSQGDAEATKIRAETDREVTEMIALANAEAKIIIGEGEQEAARIYNAAYGKDPEFYSMYRTLESYQTTLDGEPVIMIPASSPYAQYLMGAGN
- the hflK gene encoding FtsH protease activity modulator HflK, coding for MVSVKQIYIGFLGILLLIALVLVATTSWYTVDASEQAILVTLGKPEDEVILSGLHFKLPWPIQTVNILSREPFSLTLGYEEQNGQITEHIAEAKMITGDENIILADLEIQWRIIDPVAYLFNTEDPVSILYNATSASLRGVIGNTEVDDALTDGREEIMDRIRTYLNDLVQTYGLGISIVQVNLQDVVLPNEEVSLAFRKVTDAREERNTKINQAQRYRNENYNVALGEKDAIISRAEGQKVERVERARGDVAKFDAIYSEFVNNPDITRQRLILETLEQVLPGAQIYIMDEGSDTVKYLPIQAVRGGDTDGR
- the phoU gene encoding phosphate signaling complex protein PhoU, translating into MGVRKNFELEMNQLTEKLISMGELAEAAFSSSIEALKNQDTEQATRIIDNDEQINAIEEEIEELVVKIIASQQPVASDLRKIMSAIKITTSVERIGDFAVDIAKSTLRIGNEELVKPLQDIPAMAELVQRMIRESLQAYKTDNAELAQEISELDDKVDSLYAKIVQDLLSRMVDAPQKMDQIMQLAFVARYIERMADHVTNISEAILYSVKGKRMDLNQ
- a CDS encoding methyl-accepting chemotaxis protein, translated to MKWIKNLKLRVLLLAPMLILILISVGAIGLISYVQSKEAVIQVIERQLSSEVELIKDKLVLLKQTVSNQEFESKLSYALQLQYNSFRQYDLDALQFKINLDKQMEPMTEQSKIELPELSTEVIESMLEQRHGVTHAQGYTLGYTYSVELAAMYVIALEEQNYLSPIYNMRNSILAVVAVCIVLTALIGFTTVRMITMPLQKLKLAMDKVTQGDLSQRVNHQVFALELSSVSKDFNTMVERIEELNVSLSQAGSKLGEVGEILYQHALDGEQGSSALRESIQVISEGTLQQVNVVEQNERLFERMKEVIHRMADQTAATSEQSQELVQTLHTGKEAMQGLAQSMYHLTDEISEVSTAALNLQQHSEQIENILGIIEEIADQTKLLAINAALEAARAGEAGRGFSVVAQEIKRLADSSTSSTKSIYEHTSRVKNEIELVVKKVQSVYTESDKGKQSAVSSDRQLGRMEQSMNHTESHIKQLATEIEGIYEALGQVEDRMRSFAAISQQTNEQSREINLFSERQYANSIENRKLASQVAELSSGLKGKESY